The Seleniivibrio woodruffii genome segment CATCTTCGACTGCTTCAACTGGACAGACCAGATGAAACCCGCCATCGAAGAGGTTAAGAAGCACGGACGCATTGCCGAGGCGGCAATCTGCTACACCGGCGACATCACCGACCCCAAACGCACCAAATATTCACTTAAATATTACACATCTCTTGCTAAAGAACTTTCCGAAGCCGGAACTGACATAATAGGCATCAAAGACATGGCAGGACTGCTGAAACCCTATGCGGCCAAGGCGCTCATAAAGGCCATTAAGGAAGAGACAGGCATGCCCGTCCACTTCCACACCCACAACACCAGCGGAAACGCCGAAGCGGCGGCTCTGATGGCTTTTGAGGCGGGTGCGGACATTATCGATGCGGCGGTCAGCTCAATGAGCGGACTCACCAGTCAACCCAGCATGAACTCCATCATGGCGGCTCTGGACGGTCAGCCCAAATCATCTTCACTCAGCAAAGACACCACCCAGCAGGTATCCGACTATTTCGACAGGGTGCGCAGATACTACTTCCCGTTCGAATCAGGGCTGAAAGCCTCCACAGCAGAGGTTTACATCCATGAGATACCCGGCGGCCAGTATTCGAACCTGATAGTTCAAGTAGAGGCCATGGGGCTCATCGACAGATGGGAAGAGGTTCGCAAGATGTACACAGCGGTGAATGCCGAGCTGGGCGACATCATAAAAGTAACCCCATCCTCCAAAGTTGTTGGCGACCTTGCGCTGTTCCTTGTCCGCAACAATCTGACAGTGGACGACATCTACACCAAAGGGGACACGCTTAACTTCCCCGATTCGGTGGTCTCATTCTTCAAAGGAATGCTCGGCCAGCCCTACGGCGGATTTCCCAAAGAGCTTCAGCGCATAGTCCTTAAGGGCGAAAAACCTCTGGAGTGCCGCCCCGGCGACCTCCTTGAGCCTTACGATTTCGAAGCGATGCACGGCGAACTTAAAGCCAAATTCGGCAGAGAGTTCACCGCCGAAGAGCAGATATCAAACGCTCTGTGTCCGGCTGTGTTCAAAGAATATGTAATGTTCGCAAACGAATACGGCGATGCCTCCATTTTCGACACGAGAGCTTTCTTTTATCCCATGCATCAGGAAGAGGAGATCGAGGTCGACATAGAAGAGGGAAAAACACTCATCATCAGATATATAAACATCAGCGAACCGGACGAAAAGGGACGCAGAAAAGTATATTTCGAACTGAACGGCCAGCCCCGCTCGGTCACAGTTAAAGACGAAAAGCTGTCTTCGGTGATAAAGTCCAACGCCAAAGGGGACATATCAGACCCGAAAGACGTATGCGCAACCATGCCCGGCAAGATAACCAAAATGAACGTGAAGAAGGGCGACAGTGTTAAGAAAGGTGATATCCTGCTCATCACAGAAGCCATGAAGATGGAAACCAAGATTGCGGCAGCCATCGATGCTGAGGTGGGAGATATCCTGCTTCAGGAAGGGGACAAAATAGAGTCGGGCGATCTGCTCATCCGCCTGACCTGATAACTGCAACTGCTCAAACAGAAGCCGCAAGTTTTTTATAGGAAAGCCCGTCAGAAGTGACGGGCTTTTTCATTTTTTCCGTCATTCTATTTGACAATTAATTATAAATAGACTCATACAGCCTTCGGCTAGCGAGGTAAAACGAAGAATCTAATCATGAGACCCTTCGCATCCGCTCAGGGTGACTCTATTTTTCCGTCATTCTGAACCCGAAGGGTGAAGAATCTCACCAACGAAGAGCTTACGACACAAAAAAGCCCGTCTTTTGACGGGCTTTTGACACATGCTTAGAATGACCAGCCTAAGTTGAACGTAAATCCGTCCGCATCATCAGCAGTCATATAGGTTACACCGCCTCTGAGACTGCTCAGATAGCCTTTTGTTTTGCCGCCCTTCTCCTTAACGGTCACTTTTGTGAATCCGTATGAGAAGCCTATTTCATTGTACTGGTCAATATACAGATCGGAGCCGAAATATCTTGTGTCGGTAACAAACAGTTCCAGCGATGTGGTTTTTGCCTCGCCGAAGGGCAGAGAAAGCCTGAGACCGTTGCGCAGAACCGTGTTTTTGATATCGGGGTCGATATCGTAGTCATCCCTTGAGAAGGGGATTGTTTTATAATAACCCGCCATGTTGCCCAGTGTCAGGTCATATTTGCTGACGTGGAAAACATATGAGCTGGTGAGTGAACCTGAAACTATCTGTCCCACTGAGCCGAGATCTATTGAACCCACTGCGCCGTAGCCGATAGCAGGAGTGAGTCTCCAGTCGTCGTTGACCTGATATCCCAGAGCAATTCCGAGGCCGAGGTTGTATGCAGTTGAATCCTCAACCGTCACCTGCGACATGGGGAGTCTGATCGCCAGAGAGTTCTTTGAGCCGTTGAAACGGATGGTATATGCCAGAGGCAGAGCATATTCCTTGCTCTTAACGCCGTTGACAGTGTAGTTGCTGTATTTTGCGAACACGGAGATCAGGTTTGCGTTCAGCTCGGGAGCCTGCTGTGCGTTGATCTCTATCACACTTGCTTCGGGGCTGACAGCCATGTCATAGTCCATGGACGACATACGGCTCATCAGAGACGAAGGGTTGCCTGCGATTGGGTCTGAGGGGGTGTCGGACGCCAGTTTCTGCATAACTTTTGTCAGTGCGCTCTGTCCGTCCTTCTTAAACCAGTCTTCGAGCTTATCGGAGCTTTCGTCCCTGTCTGCGCCGTCAAATTCCTCGTAAACACCGGCGGAAGGGATGCTCAGAATATACTTGTTAGAGTTGGGGGCAATGGTGAGTGTTGCGGGCAGACCTCTGAAATTGATGGTGAGGTCGGCTCCGGAAGTATTCTCATCGAATCCGGGAAAATAGGGAGATATCTTTTCCACATCGAAGTTATCGAAAAGATCCTCAACTTTTGAGAAGTTAAGACTGTAGGAATCGCCTCCCGATTCCACTGTGAGGTCAAACAGTCCTGCAAAGGCCGAAAAAGGCAGCATAAGCGTTAATGCCGCAGCTAATATCAGTTTTCTAACCGACATACTATCCTCCTGTTATGGTTCTCCATAATTTTACCACAACACAAGGGATTATCAAATGCCACTGAAAATATAACACACGGGGATTAAAAGGATATATTGTTGAAATTAAACGAATTTTATAAAACCGACAACTTTCTCCGCCAGCGGCAAAGGTATTTTGCACATTGATGAAAGCTTCTGCGGCGTAAGTGTCTTTTCGTTGTGGATATCCGGATAGACCTCAAGAATTTTTTTAAGGGATTTTTCGCCCATACCTTCGATATCCAGAAGGGGCGATTTTTTGAAGTCTTTCAGGGCGATTTTCCGGCTGTATGTGATGGCAAATCTGTGCGCCTCGTCCCGTATCTTCTGTACGAACAGCAGAACGGGGTTGTTCTTTTTCAGGTTCAGGGCGTTCTTTCTGCCCGGCAGATGGATGGATTCGATGGAGTCCTCCTGCCTGTCCTTCATAAATTTTATTGAGCGACCCTTGGAGATGGATATGAAATTGACGCTCATCCCCTGCTCCTCCATGGCTCTCAGAGCACTGTTCAGCTGACCTATGCCGCCGTCAACGATATACAGGTCAGCCATAGGCTCGCTGCCCTCTTTTATGTTCTCGAACTTACGGCTGAAAAGCTCGTAAATCGATACGAAGTCGTCGTTCTCTGCGGATTTTATGCGGTATTTTCGGTATTGCGGCGGCGCAAATTCACCGTCCACCGTAACAACTGAAACGCCCACTGTGCCCTTGCCGCCCAGATGGGAAATGTCCACGCATTCCACCCGTTTTATCTCGCCCTCATAGTCGGTTATCTCTTTCAGGCGCAGGCTGATATCCTTTCTGCGGCTGAGTTTTTTCATATAAAGTTCGGTCTGCACCTTGCCGTTCTCAAGCCCCAGAGCATAAAGCTGGGAGAAGCCCCGCTTTCGCAGAACAACCTTGCGGCCTGCGCTCCGCTCCACTGCATCGTGGAGGGTTTCGGTCTCTTCAAGGCCGAACACTGATATCATCTCCGGAAAGCTCACAACGGACGAGTAGAGCTGTAATATGTATGATTCCAGCACCTCTTCAGGGTTCTCATCCTCAAATATATCCGTGCGGCTGCCGATCAGTTTTCCCCCACGGACAAAAAGAACTGTGATGCCCGATACGTTTTCAAAAGTATGGGGCACGAACACGTCGATGCTCCGCTTGTCCTCCGCCAGAACCACAGTCTGCTTTATGAACAGCTTTTCTATGTTGCGTATCCTGTCCCTGAGTTTCGCCGCCTCTTCAAAATCCATCCGGTCGGACAGGCGCATCATCTCCGCCGTCAGACGCTCTTTTATGCCTTCGTAGTCGCCGTTGAAAAAGTCCCGAACCTCTTTCACCATGTCCGAGTATCTGTTGCGGCTGATGAGGTTTTCGCAGGGACCCAGACACTGCTTTATCTGATATTTCAGGCAGACCCTGCCCTCTTTGAACTTGGTGTCAGTACAGGTGCGCAGGGGAAACGCCCGCAGAATCTCCTCGGTTATGCCTCTCAGGGCGGCAACCTCAGTATAAGGCCCGAAATACTCTCCCGCATGCCCTGATTCACGGGTGATAAGCAGTTTCGGAAATTCGCCGTCGGTTATGCGGATATATGGATAGCTTTTGGAATCTTTAAGCCGGACATTGTAGCGGGGTTTTTCGGTTTTTATGAGATTGTTTTCCAGCAGAAGGGCTTCGGCCTCGCTGGTTGTGACCACAAACCGGAAGTCCCTTGCGGCTTCCAGCATCTTCAAAGTTTTCAATGGTTTGTGTTCTAGATCGGTAAAGTATGACGAGACCCTGTTCTTGAGATTTTTTGCCTTGCCGACATACAAAATCTCGTCATTCCTTCCGATGTAGAGGTAGATTCCGGGGTTCTCCGGAACGTCTTTCAGCTCAGGCTTGAACATCAGCCGTTACAGTCGCATTTGCCCTGATCGTAGCCATAGACGCTAAGGCAGCCCTTACGGTAGTTCTCAAGGTCGTTCTCAACGATGCCGTCTTTCGCCTGAAAAACGTGCACTCCGTGATCCATAAGTTTGTGGAGTGCGCCGGGGCCGATTCCGCCCGTAATAACCACTTCCACACCCTGATTCGCAAGCTCTATGGAAGGGTTGCAGGAGCCTGATGTCTGAAGATCCTGAGCATATATCAGTCCGGCCTCGTTTGTGTCCGTTTCATAGGTTATGAAACAGGGAGCCGCACCGAAATGGTGTGTGATGACGCTCTTCATGCCCTGAAATGCGTCAACAGGAAAGCATAACTTCATAATTAACCCCCTCTGAGGTTCAAAATTACTCAAAGGGGGTGATTTGTCAAGAAATAACCAATATTTAAAGTGCCTGAACTGTCAATGCCCGCAGGAGTGAGTACCGCCGCCGCAGAGATTTTCATTTCCGCCGAGCTTTGTCAGCCTGTTCTGCATAAAGTTCTCTGCATCCATTTTAACGGCACCGTCCTTCGCCTGATAAACACTGACTCCGCCGTCCATAAGCCTCAGCATTGCCCCATGGCCTATGCCGCCAACAATGACCGCATCCACACCTGCCCCTGCAAGAGCCGCCGCAGGGTTACATGCCCCATGCTCGTGCACAGCATTTCTGTTATTGATGAACCCTGTCCGCTGTGTGTCGGTATCAAATGTCACAAAACCCGGCGCAGAGCCGAAATGTCCGTAAATAGGGCTGTCCAGCCCACCGTCCTCTTCTACAGGAAAGCAAATTTTCATAGTCCACCTCGTTGGTTTCATTCACAACCTACAAGATATGGGCATATGCCAATAAGTCAAGTATTTATTTAATTTACTTAACTTTAAACCTCTCCATACTTCTTTTCAGCGAGTCCGAAATCTCTGCCAGTCCTGAAGAATTTTCAGCTATATGATCCGCAGTGTTCTTAACTTCAGATGAAATGTTGGCAACTCCTCTGATGTCGTTGTAGATCTGGTCGCTGGTGGCTGCCATCTCATGGGTGGCGGATGATATGTTGCCCACCATGCTCTGAAGTTTTGCGACCTCCTGCTCCAGCTCGCTCAGAATCTTTGCGACATGCTCGGAAGAGGTAACTCCGGTGCTCACCTGACCTGTGACCCCGCCCATGGACGACGTCACCCTGCCCACCTCCGTTCTGGTTCCGGCAACGAGGGATGATATCTCCGTTGTGGCCTGCTGTGTCCTTTCGGCCAGCTTTCGCACCTCGTCCGCAACAACAGCGAACCCTCGCCCGTTCTCTCCTGCTCTTGCCGCCTCTATCGCCGCATTGAGAGCAAGGAGGTTTGTCTGGTCGGCTATGTCGCTTATCACACCCACAATGTTGTTTATCTCTTCCGACTTCCTGCCAAGTCCCTGAACCAACTCAGCTGACTCATCCACTGTGTCTTTTATTCTCATAACGCCGCTGAGTGATTCCTCAACGGCTCTTTTACCTGAGTTCACTTTTTCCCATGTGAGTCTGGCGAACTCTGATATATCGCTGAGGTTCTTTGCTATATCGTTAGTGGTACTGTTCATTTCCGTTGCCGCAGTGGCTATGACGGCTGTGCTTCCGGACTGCTCCGCCATTCCCGCCGAAAGCTCCAGAGCACCGGATGAGAGGTCACTGCTGGACGTTCGGAGAGTATCCGCTGTCAACTTAAGCTCCCTTATCATCCTGCTGAGGCTTTCGGTCATCTCTTTCACCGAATAGACCAGACTGTCACTGTCCTTTGCAGAAGTGCTTATTTCAGCCGTAAAATCACCTCCGGCAACCCTGCGCATAACGCCTATGACATCATCCGGCTCGCCGCCGAGGCTTTTGACAAGTTTGTTAACCGTTACAAAAACTATGATTATTATAGCCGCCGTGGCCAGAACAGCTATGATGAAAATCGTTGATTTGAGCACATCGAGCACCGAGAATATCTCCGAAAAGGGGATCTCCGCACCCAGAAGATATGTGTAGTTAAGTTCGTCAATTTTAAGAGGTGTGTAGATTATGAAATGGTCACTGTCAAAATCGCTCACGGACACACCCTTTTCCAGAGCCTCTCCGGCTTTGGGGGATTCCAGAGGTTTGCCCTCCAGTTCCTTATCTTTATGGGCAAGAAGTGTGAGATTTCCGGAAGCGAGGAACGCAAAACCTGTGTCATAGATACTGATTGCAGATACCATATTCTCAACATCATCCAGAAGCAGGTCGACACCCGCAACACCCACAACCTTCCCGCCGGACTTGAAAGGATAGGCCACAGTGACCGTCATTATGTCCTTTCCGTCAAATGAATAGGTGGCGGGTTCGGCAATATACGGCTGTCCGGTTTTCAGCGGTTTCTGATACCAGTCGCTTACCGAACCGCTCTCATACATTGAAGTGGTGAACGATCTTGCTATTTTGCCCTTGTCCCTGTAAGGCATGGGGCAGAACTGCCCCTTCTCGTTTGTTCCGTCGGCCTGTGTTCCTGCCAGTTCGGCATCTTTTCCGTCATAGGCGTTCGGTTCCCAGACTATCCAGACATCAAAGAACTTGGGGTTCTTCTGCAATACCCTCTCAAGCATATCCAGCACTTCACCGCGGCTCACTGTGCCTCCGTGGGAGGTCAGAAGTTCCGCTGTGTCCGACAGGGATTTTGAAACCGCCAGTGCCTCGCCGACATCCGCTTTAAGCTCGTTTCCGTACCTGTGTGAAAGGTTTTCGGCATCGCTAACGGCTATTGCCTGAATATCCCCCTTCATAAGGTTGTAGATGATAAGGTCGGCGGCTATGAACGCAGCAACCACTGAAATAATGACCGGCAGTAGCATCTTCATTCTGAAGGACAGTTTCATGGGATCCTCCGCTTGTGTGTTAACTGGATGATAATATAAAACATTCAGCAATTTCGCAGGTAGTTGTCAGAGACTTGTTATGTATAGATTTTAACACCGACATTTGGAGAATCAATAAAAAGACGGGTCGGACAAGTCCGTACAGGCACAAAAAAAGCCCCGCATCAAAGATACGGGGCCTTAAAACCTTCCGGTTTAAATGGTTCTTAAAGGGCTTTTGCGGCCTTCGCAAGTTCGATACCTGCGTTGATCGCATTTTTGTTCAGCTCTTCCGTTCCTTTGGGAACTCTGGAAAGAACTGCCTTCTCAAGGGTTTCGGGTTTAACGAAACCGCATATCTCGTTCAGTGCGCCAAGTGTTACAACGTTTGCAACCATAGCCTTGCCGACTTTTTCAGCGGCAGTGCGGATGATAGGCATCATGTACACTTTCCAGTTGCCTGCGGGCACTGTTTTAACCATGAGATCGTCCAGAATAAGAATTCCGCCGTCTACAAGGTCTTTAGAGTATTTGTCAGCTGCTTCCTGAGTAAGAGCCACGAGAACATCGGGAGCCATTACCTTAGGATAGTAGATCTCTTCGTCGCTTATGATAACTTCAGCTTTGGACGCACCGCCTCTTGCCTCGGGTCCGTAGGACTGAGACTGGATGGCTTTTTTGCCTTCGAGAACGGCAGCGCCGGCAGCGAGGATGATCCCAGCTGTGATCATACCCTGACCGCCTGAACCGCTGAGTCTGATTTGATGTCTAGCCATTATATCACCTCTTAGCTCAGCCCGACGCTTGCGTCGTATGCTTCAACGTATTCGGGCTTGGAAACTTCATGCAGAACGCCGATGGGGAACTTGTCCGCTTTATCTTCGTCAGACATTTTATCCCACTGTGCAACGTTTACAGA includes the following:
- the uvrC gene encoding excinuclease ABC subunit UvrC; protein product: MFKPELKDVPENPGIYLYIGRNDEILYVGKAKNLKNRVSSYFTDLEHKPLKTLKMLEAARDFRFVVTTSEAEALLLENNLIKTEKPRYNVRLKDSKSYPYIRITDGEFPKLLITRESGHAGEYFGPYTEVAALRGITEEILRAFPLRTCTDTKFKEGRVCLKYQIKQCLGPCENLISRNRYSDMVKEVRDFFNGDYEGIKERLTAEMMRLSDRMDFEEAAKLRDRIRNIEKLFIKQTVVLAEDKRSIDVFVPHTFENVSGITVLFVRGGKLIGSRTDIFEDENPEEVLESYILQLYSSVVSFPEMISVFGLEETETLHDAVERSAGRKVVLRKRGFSQLYALGLENGKVQTELYMKKLSRRKDISLRLKEITDYEGEIKRVECVDISHLGGKGTVGVSVVTVDGEFAPPQYRKYRIKSAENDDFVSIYELFSRKFENIKEGSEPMADLYIVDGGIGQLNSALRAMEEQGMSVNFISISKGRSIKFMKDRQEDSIESIHLPGRKNALNLKKNNPVLLFVQKIRDEAHRFAITYSRKIALKDFKKSPLLDIEGMGEKSLKKILEVYPDIHNEKTLTPQKLSSMCKIPLPLAEKVVGFIKFV
- a CDS encoding NifB/NifX family molybdenum-iron cluster-binding protein, producing MKLCFPVDAFQGMKSVITHHFGAAPCFITYETDTNEAGLIYAQDLQTSGSCNPSIELANQGVEVVITGGIGPGALHKLMDHGVHVFQAKDGIVENDLENYRKGCLSVYGYDQGKCDCNG
- a CDS encoding NifB/NifX family molybdenum-iron cluster-binding protein, which encodes MKICFPVEEDGGLDSPIYGHFGSAPGFVTFDTDTQRTGFINNRNAVHEHGACNPAAALAGAGVDAVIVGGIGHGAMLRLMDGGVSVYQAKDGAVKMDAENFMQNRLTKLGGNENLCGGGTHSCGH
- a CDS encoding methyl-accepting chemotaxis protein, with translation MKLSFRMKMLLPVIISVVAAFIAADLIIYNLMKGDIQAIAVSDAENLSHRYGNELKADVGEALAVSKSLSDTAELLTSHGGTVSRGEVLDMLERVLQKNPKFFDVWIVWEPNAYDGKDAELAGTQADGTNEKGQFCPMPYRDKGKIARSFTTSMYESGSVSDWYQKPLKTGQPYIAEPATYSFDGKDIMTVTVAYPFKSGGKVVGVAGVDLLLDDVENMVSAISIYDTGFAFLASGNLTLLAHKDKELEGKPLESPKAGEALEKGVSVSDFDSDHFIIYTPLKIDELNYTYLLGAEIPFSEIFSVLDVLKSTIFIIAVLATAAIIIIVFVTVNKLVKSLGGEPDDVIGVMRRVAGGDFTAEISTSAKDSDSLVYSVKEMTESLSRMIRELKLTADTLRTSSSDLSSGALELSAGMAEQSGSTAVIATAATEMNSTTNDIAKNLSDISEFARLTWEKVNSGKRAVEESLSGVMRIKDTVDESAELVQGLGRKSEEINNIVGVISDIADQTNLLALNAAIEAARAGENGRGFAVVADEVRKLAERTQQATTEISSLVAGTRTEVGRVTSSMGGVTGQVSTGVTSSEHVAKILSELEQEVAKLQSMVGNISSATHEMAATSDQIYNDIRGVANISSEVKNTADHIAENSSGLAEISDSLKRSMERFKVK
- a CDS encoding 2-oxoacid:acceptor oxidoreductase family protein, whose protein sequence is MARHQIRLSGSGGQGMITAGIILAAGAAVLEGKKAIQSQSYGPEARGGASKAEVIISDEEIYYPKVMAPDVLVALTQEAADKYSKDLVDGGILILDDLMVKTVPAGNWKVYMMPIIRTAAEKVGKAMVANVVTLGALNEICGFVKPETLEKAVLSRVPKGTEELNKNAINAGIELAKAAKAL